Within Spinacia oleracea cultivar Varoflay chromosome 4, BTI_SOV_V1, whole genome shotgun sequence, the genomic segment CTAAATAGATTATACGTGTAATGTCAAAAGTCAAACTATGTCAACTAAATACGAGAAATTACTTCGTATATAATTCAAGTTCAATTCGGTTAAGTTATTGAATTAGAGTTTTGTGATGAACTAGTCTAGATTTCACCTTGAATAGTTAAGTTATAGAAAATTTCTGTAGAAAAAACTTACATCTTTCAAAAACCTGGCATAGTTACCAAGTAACAGGGGATTTCCAGGGTGAGCCTTAATCATCTTCTTATAATACGCCTCAATATTTCCAGGACCATTACTATTACCACTATAATACGAGTAACCGTTAAACCCGGACCCACCACCACCATACCAATCCCCACCGTCCGTCCCTTTTCCATCACCACTACATACAACACCGCCACCATCCTCCGCCACAGGCACCGCCTCGTCGATACCCAAGCTAGAGAATAGCCTACATAAAGGTTTCGATTTAGGGTAGGGTTGGTCGGAGAAGTCGCGGTGATCAAAGAGGGTGCAAGATGAAGCTCGTGTCGAATGGTTAGTGTTGGTGGTGGGAGAAGGCGGGGTAGACGGCGGCGAATGGGTGGAGATGGAGGTTGTTCTAGAAAGACATGGTGGTGTAAGTGTTGGTTCGTTGATGTTGGTAGGAGAAGAGTTGGGGTTGGTGTAGTAAGGTGGAATCCATGATTTTAAAATAGGGGTTGATGAACTCCTTAGTAacattttttttcccctttttttcGTTAGATATTTGAGGGTGTTGGATGTTATTAATGTTGTGGAAATGTAAATGTGTTTGGTGGAAAAATGGAGTGAGTGAGAGAAATTGGAATGTACACTTATATAGGCAAAATATAGCTATTGTAACGATTTTTCATCCTAACGGCGTACTATATTATCTGTTTCAATAAAATGGTTGCACTTTAGATTCGGGTGTTATTTACAAATTTTAGTGGGCATTATTTATGACTTACAGAGAAACATATAATAAAGTGAATCTTATTAGATTGGTCTCAGTATTTATGAAATTTcacatttttaatttttacaaaTAAATAACTACTACGGTACTACCCTAACACtggttaattagttaattaattagtatattcaagtaaaaaaaaatcatatgtgTATATTGGCTAGTGTTAAAAGATAAAGTACATCGGTTATGTCAAGATGGAAGGAGTAATTATATAATCACTTAATtgactgttggttcagtggtgattggggctgaacttggtagggagaacctgTGTTCGATCCcctgcaacaacaattgggaggggactggaacctatccacccagaactcgccccgaatccggattaaccctaaggatgaaccgggtgctaacaccaaaaaaaataaatataatcacTTAATTAGTTAATTGCAATTCCAACCATTAAAACCAAAATCACACTCtacacaaaagaaaaaaaaaatcacactaCAGAAATCTATTGTATGTATCTTCTGAGGTAATTCGTTGTAGTAGTTGCTTTTACAATCACAATGACATTTTTGAAAACCAACCAGTGTGTACGTTCTTTCCACACATTAGTCTTATCTCAATGCTTACCAATTATACTGCAAATTACAATTCTTTAATTTAGAGGAAATTAATATGAGGCATCCTATACATCACGGAAGGTATGTAGGCAACTCCTCTCGGGTGGAACTAAGGCTCGTTTGATTTGGCGTAAAATATTTTTAGGGAAAAATTATgttaatacaatttcaaactagttttttttttatttggttcaTTACAGGAAATTTCATAGAAAAGAGAAAATGGATACAGATAGGGCTGCAAATGAGCCGATAGGTTCGCTAACAACTCGCAAACAAGCTCGGTAAAAGCTCGTATATTAATTAATGAACGAGTTTGAACAAAAATTCTAGGCTCGATAAGTAAACGAGTCAAGCTCGAACAAAATCGCGTTCGGCTCGTTAATGTTCACGAGCATTCGTCTATAGCTCATTAATTACTCGTTTATAATCCCGTTATAACTCGCAAGCTCGAAAAAATAATTTCATGAAATAAAATataagtttttttaaaaaaaatatgacccttaaatgtgaagAAATGTGTACTCCGTAAAACGGAAGCGAATATAACAAGTATAATATCCCATAGAATATTCCAGTCATACATATATTTTATGAAGTTTCTCCTTGATTATATGATTTAAATCAATATGACGATTTCTCAAACCTCGTTTAGCTCAATTTCGAACTCGGATTCAAGCTCGAGCTAAGCGAGCGAGCTCGAGACATCCTAATGCACGAACAAAGCTCGAACAACAAATTGCAAAGCTTGATTAAGCTCGAGACAAGCTCGAACAAGGTAAAACTCAGATCGTCTAGACTCGTTTGCAGCCCTAGATGCAGATTGATGGGATAAATGAAGAGGGAGGAAAATTGATTTTTCCATGGTTGAGGAAGTTAttggaaaattattttcatcttttgccaaaccaaacaacgcAAAATGTTCGTTTTCCACGTAAATGTTTtacaccaaatcaaaacactcgCAAGATCAAGATATCTCCAATCAAATTAACTATtccaaccttttttttttagagcAATTAACTTTCCGCATTGTTTTGACCTGGTTAAAACTCTAAAAAGTATAGCAGAACAAGGCCAAAGACAAACGTTGGCATCACACGTGACACAAGGGCCACAATTCACATCATAGGAAGTTACTGTTATTCCAATTTCGAGTCCTACAACATTTTTgctaaggaaaataatattGGACGGTCCTCTAGACTCCAGAGTATATTAGACACCCATCACGCTAAATACTTTTGTGTGATTAGTATATTGCTTAAGATAAAGACATTATTAACATTGTATGTTTCTCAAGGCAATTCGTGGACTATAGACCATGGTGCACAGTGAACATGGTGCACTATGTACACCAGAAGAACACATGTACATAAACAAAATAACATGACACTACGataaaagaacatgcgatataatgtttcactttttttattataaaaaataacatattatttcactatttattaaaaatgtataaaaaatatatccatgttctttttacgtaactagatgttcttttaattatatactagtgttcttaaggtgcaccatgctcactgtgcaccatggtccaccttctaaattgcgttcTCAAGGTAGTTCTCAATAACAGCTGATGAACTTTCTACTTCAGCACCACGCGTAACGCGTAATGGATTTTTCAttaaatacccccgagttttggtGTAAGTCACCAAACGTCCATCAAGTTTCGATAATACATAAAATACCTCCATTTCAAcacttaatgcaccaaatacccttataaCGTAATCAACCCTAATTAACCCAATTAATCCACCTATTAACCCAATTAATCCACCTATTAAGGACGATACATTACCAACAACAAGATGCTCGACCAATAAGATGCCACTCTCAGCCATCCTCCTTAATTCAAACACTTCaaatccaaaaaaatcaaattcaaaaccaGATAACTCCTACAAAATAATTTAAcataaaaaattacaaaaaaattgaCGCCATCTTCGTCTTCAACTAGTCG encodes:
- the LOC110784292 gene encoding uncharacterized protein isoform X1 produces the protein MLLRSSSTPILKSWIPPYYTNPNSSPTNINEPTLTPPCLSRTTSISTHSPPSTPPSPTTNTNHSTRASSCTLFDHRDFSDQPYPKSKPLCRLFSSLGIDEAVPVAEDGGGVVCSGDGKGTDGGDWYGGGGSGFNGYSYYSGNSNGPGNIEAYYKKMIKAHPGNPLLLGNYARFLKDVRGNLAKAEEYCERAILNSPRDANTLALYAHIIWQHRRDSRQAETYFDQAIKAAPDDCYVLASYANFLWNVDEEEDQDKVGTPRSSPPHYTEGTSRLSPLTKT
- the LOC110784292 gene encoding uncharacterized protein isoform X2, with product MLLRSSSTPILKSWIPPYYTNPNSSPTNINEPTLTPPCLSRTTSISTHSPPSTPPSPTTNTNHSTRASSCTLFDHRDFSDQPYPKSKPLCRLFSSLGIDEAVPVAEDGGGVVCSGDGKGTDGGDWYGGGGSGFNGYSYYSGNSNGPGNIEAYYKKMIKAHPGNPLLLGNYARFLKDLCSSIICKFPMECGRGRRPRQSWNSKIVATTLHRRNFSSLSFDQNLNVPEHAVILS